Within Trichoderma atroviride chromosome 2, complete sequence, the genomic segment TCAAGCCACTTTTTTCCTTGGATAAAAACTGCTGTAGTCAAGTCACTCTATAACCTGCTCCTACTACTTATTCACTCTCTGCAACAATACGGCTTTACATAATTACTTCGTTGGCGACATCCTAGACTTGTTAGCATAAAAACCATGGAGAAAGGGTTGAAATAACATAccctcttcagctccttgTATGGCAGGCAGACGCAGTTCTGCACATGAacctcatcaccaacgcCACAATCCTTTCCAAGGATAGAAATGCTCTGCACCTTGACACCGttcttgatgatgctggtagAGTGgctaccagcagcaagaggtGAGCCCTCGACACGAGCCCAAGCGCCAACACGGCTGCCCCATCCAATGATGGAGTACAGAACACAGGCGTCGTGCTTGATCTCAGAGTCCTCCAGCACGATACTCTCCTTGATACGGGCACCGGCGCCCACAACGACGCGGGGTCCGATGCTGACGTTGGGGCCGAGCTTGGCAGTGGGATGGACGTCGGCGGTAGGGTGGATGAAGACGGGGGGGAACAATGTTTGCGCTTGCGGGGGCGAGTTCGTCGCTGCCAATCTGCGAGGCCTTTTGGAGATAGAGCGCGTTGGCGGGCACAGCAGAGCCGGCGGTCTTGATCTGGCGCCAGAAATCTTTGGTCTCGTAGACGAAGAACTGCTTGCTGTCGGCCATGTCGCCCAGAATATCTTGCTCGAGGCGGATGACCTCCTTTttgtcctcgtcgtcgtcgtcgtcggcaatAGCACGGGGCATGGTGAAGTTATCCAGGTTGTCGGAGGAGGGGTACGAGACAAGGCGGGCCGGGCGATCGGTGCGACGCTTAATGGCCGATCGAATGGATGGGAAGATGGCATCGGTGGAGAAGAGGTAGACGCCGCAGTTGATCAGGTTGCTGATGTGCGACTCGGGCTTCTCGACGTAGTGAAGCACGCGGCGGGTGTGGGAGTCGGAGACGATGCAGCCAAAGTTGGAGGCGGCGTCGTTACTGACGCGTGTGCCGAGAATGACAGCCTCGGCGTCCCTCTCGATAAAGAGcttgagcatctcctccAGCGGGAACGAGCAGCAGACGTCGGCGTtgaggacgaagaggcgCTCGGGGCGGCCCTTGAGGATGGCATCTCGGAAGTGGTACAGACCGCCGGCGGTGCCCAGCGCCTCGTACTCACGCAGATACCGCAGGTTGATGCCGGGGAACTCCTTGGCCGAGtccttgatgaagtcgcGGAAGACGGACTCGTCGTAGTAGCCGATGATGTAGACTTCTTGGATTTGCTTGACGCGGGCAACGGACGAGAGGCAGTGCCAGATGATGGGGTGGCCGGCGACTTCGAAGAGGGGCTTGGGGAGGTCAAGCGAGAGAGGGCGGAATCGCGTGCCACGAGAGGGACCGCCGACCTATAGAAAAGTCATAGAGTTAGTTGGAGGCTCAATATCAAGATCATAGAATCAGTGGTATATGATGGGCAGTTGGTGTGCGCTGTTAGCCAAGGTTGAGCTTTGACGCCCGAGGAACTTGTCGCAACCATTGGGCCTGAAATCCCAGTTTCCAATGAAGAGATGACAGGGAATAACTATTGCATATAGAAGAGAAGGTCATCATTACCAGAATCACGGCCTTGGTGGCGGCGCCCACTGGAGTGGCAGACCGATGGGGCAGAGGAACGTGGAGAGACATCTTGTGGAGAGAAGGAGGGGTATCTTTCGGTGGAGGAGCGCCGTATAAGGAGCTGTTTCAGCTGgacagaaagaaaaacaaagaaaacgaGAAACAGATCCGAATCAACAAATTGCTCGCTCAAGTCAGAGAAAGAGACGCTCGCCGGCGAATTGGGCAAAAAGGCAAGGCggtggagctgctgctgcacgaCGTTTGTTGAAATTGGCTGGGCGTGGAGGTACGAcaaggggggagagaaaatATGCGATTAAGCGAGTGCGGGACACGAAGCAAAAAAGGACCCCGCGGAGGGAGATTGACGCACGTGGTGGCTGTTCCTgaagctaagaaaaaaacagggaCCAAGGGGTGATGGGATTTTTTATGAGCCGAAAAAGCATAttttttggtgttgctggtgctgtaTTTGTATGGCTTGAATTTGGACATGATTCGCGAGAAATCACAAGAAAGGAGTCTTGGTGCAACACAACAACGCAACTCATGCCATTTGTGCCCCTCGTGGTACCCCGCATTCAGCCGTTTTTGTTTGCAAATGGAACAAATACATAAGAATAAACGAATTAATACATGATGCTCCCAAATAGATTTTCTTGTCCCAGCACTCCTACGACTTCGTCTGAAgtctctcccttttcctcACTCCAATTTTAGCGGTGGCAGTGGTAAGCAGCGGTAAGCCGCGGTAGCAGCGGATGCGATCCCAACCTACTGGGCATCTCGGCTCCTCCAGTTGTTGGATCCCATGGCCCTGGCCGAAGGTGGCAGTCCGCCCTCGGGTCGGGGGTTGGAAGGTCGTGACCAGCCGCGTCCCTGGCCATTGCGGTCCGGTGTCGCGTTGGTGCGGGTGGATTGTCTGTCGTTCCTCTTGGCCAGTGAAACCTTCAGCACGCCTCCATCGTACTCGGCGCCGTCGAGAGCCTGCATGGCGGCCTGGGCCTCGTCTTGGGTCTCAAAGTCCACgaagcagtagtagtaggttCCAGTAGGGCTTCTGCTGGTGTCATGGGGGGGCAATGCGCTTGCCAATGTACGAGCTGGTTTGGTTTGCCATGGTTAGTTGTGAGTTCACATAGTGAGTTTCTCAAGCGAGAGAATGAGAGCATGCATACGGGTTGAAACCGGTGAAgattcccatcatctcctgGTTGTTCTGGTCCTGGTCGCCCATCTTGGCCAGTCCGCCAACATACAGTCGCTTTCCCTGGGACTCATCAACCACCTCCTCGGAGCGGTTCAAGCCACCGCGGGGCCTCTGCTCGCTCTGGTACTGTTGGCCGTCATCGCCTTGCGCACCTCGCCATTCGTTAGTTCGCTGCTGGAAGCCCGAGCGGCCGTTCTCATTGCGCTTCTTTCTAGGCTCGCAAGGGCCGACCTTGATCTCACGGCCACGCAGCGATGCCTGCAGCGAGGTGAGAGCGCGCTCAGCCGTTGGGCGCTGGGCAAAGTCCACGAAGCAGTAGCCCGGGTTGCGGCTGCTGACGGCGTCAATGGACATGTGGATGTTCTCAATGTCGTCAAAGCCGTTGGCAATGAGGAACTCCTCAATGTCCTCCGACTTGAGCACATAGTGGAGGTTGCCTGTTGAACCAGTCAGTTTGCATGGTCGCCATATAGTGAGAGAGTTCGGGTAGCCGCGCCTAAGTAGATGCGCCGGCCATCAGCCAAGGCGTCGTTTCGTCCATCGGTACCGTCCATGATGAAATTTAGTACCCGCGAGGAAATTGAGTTTGCAGCCCTGGTGAGAAGGACAGAGAGGCTGTGACTTTGGACGGGGTTGCGTTGAGCTAAGAGCACAATGGCGAAGACTAAATTTCTCTCgacagtttttttttctccaaggCGGTGGTGCAGGTACAAGAGTACTTGCACAGCCTTGTCCACGGCTTAGGCAGGGTCGCATTCAACCGCCAGTAAAAATCCAATGATTGGTGCCGTCTTGGGCGAATGAAACTTCCATCGTATTGTGCAGCACTGGCTGAGTGCAAAACTGGCCATATTTCTTTGCATTGGAGGCCAGAGTGACGAGCAACTGGCAAAAGATCACCTTGCACCAACTGCATGGCTACCGACAAGGCTGCGCCTACGAGGTACCCAGTACTTCTCACAAGCCTCAATAGCACTCTACGGTGGCGAGTGATAATGCCCGCCATGGACAAGATTAGCAGCAGAGCTCTTTTCGCTGGATCCACTGCCTGGGGCGACTAGGCGCTTCTCAGTAATTGAACTGGGGCTGGTACGAACCAGGTGAAAGATGCTTAATAGACGAATATAGCAGGCGTCTGTGTACAGTAGAACAATTTGCTGGCATTACATTGATTCAGAGTATAGATGAATATCTTCTCAGCAGAGAGATAAAAGCTTCATTCGGATTGCCCTGCATATAGGCGGTCACGTGGTGTCTAGAGCTCTGAGACTGAGCCCGATCCCAGCCCCCTTTTTGGGCTAACACTCGAGCTCTaattccagcgccagctAACAACGCCAGAGTCAGGCTTCAGGGCATCGCCGTTCATTTCTGTTAACGCACCAGCCGCTGTTGAGCCTACAGATTGGTCAATATCACCGTGAGTATTTCCACTTCTGCAATCTGCCTTCAACAAGTGCCAATGCCTTGTTTTATGCCACTGTTTCCCACTCACACGCTGCGTAGCTGCCGGCGGGCGAATCAGGCACCGGCTCCTCTATCAAGCATTAGCGTGATGGGGCCCGAACAGTTGTCTGGGTGAATATCTTGTGCTATCAACAactttgcttctctctcaGCGTTCTGAGCCCGAGTCGATTCACTCACGCGTCACTTTGCCCGATTCTCACTTTTCCATCATTAATTGTGTTCAGttctttcttgtttgctttactatttatttaattttctGTATTCACTGTGAAgagctcttttctctccttttcttaCCCTGCTGTCCAGCTCTCATTGACCAATTCACTCTGTTACATATTCATCATCCACTCTTCGATAAGAACAGGCAGAATATCTCACACATCGCCGCATCAACGACCGCATTACTTGACGGGATctggcatcatctccatgtcCGACAATAACCAACCCCCACCTCAAGCGGATTAGGACTCCTCTGAGGGAACAATCATGCCGCACTCGACACCTCGCCGTACTCGCGGCCCAGGAAATCGGCAGAATCTTGTCAAGCGTGAGCCAGACGCCGCTTCTCGCCAAGATACAGTTACAGATGCCAGCACCGAGGCTGGCGAATCGCTGGATGGGCCAGAGTTTTATAGGTCTTTTATCGATCCTCGCGGCAACAGATCTAATGCCCGTAAGTCTCGTAGCAAATGAATGCTGTCAAGCCATCGAGATACTGACTTTGTGTCTTAAGCGGCGCCTAGTGAACGCACGGCAGAATCAGATCCTACAGATCCCGTGTTTCGAGAAgtgagagctgctgctccggcTGCAAGCACCGCGACTGCGGCCAGCCCTAGAAATTTGGAGGAAAGCTTCTTCCAGACCTCGTTCCAAGATAttggcaagaagctcaaggactGCAACGATACCCTTGGAGAGCTGCAGCAACTCGGCGTGTCTCACGATGTTCAGCTGCCGGAGCTTGTGCTCGTCGGCGATCAGTCTGCGGGCAAATCCAGCTTGATGTCGGGTCTTGCCAACCTGGACTTGCCGCGCAGTGAGGGAACTTGCACTCGATGCCCTCTGCACATTCGCGTTTCTCGCAACGCTGACTGGTCCTGTCGCGTGTGGCTGCGGAAAGAATATTCCTATGAGCCTCCGGATGGCGCCATACATGAGACAGACGTCACTTCTAATGACCCCTTTTTCCCTTGGCGAAAGCGGCCGAGTACCCAGGTTCTGGAGTTCAAGACGATGCACGACAAGAGCGAGATTGAAGACGTCTTGCGCTGGGCCCAAATTGCCATATTAAACGATGACAAAAACCACAATCTGTTCGTCCCTGGACGGGGCGCTACCGCCATGAACACGCCAATTGAAAAGGCGGCAGAAGAGACTTTGGCCAAATTCTCACCCAATGTCGTTGCATTGGAGATCAAAGGCCCAGACCTGCCGGATCTGTCATTCTACGATATGCCTGGTATTTTCCAGAATCCCGCCGATGCCAACGACGAGTATCTGGTCAACGTGGTCCGGAACCTCTCCAGCGCCTACATCCAGCACCcctctgccatcatcatctgcgcCATGCCAATGAACAGCGATGCCGAGAATTCTGCAACCTTTGGCCTCACTCGTAAATTGAAGGCCAAGGACAGGACTATCGGTGTGCTCACAAAGGCAGATCTGCTTCCTGACGGTGGAAATCACGCCCAGTGGCTCGAGATCATGAAGGGGTATGCTCACGCTACAGGATTGGGATACTTTATTACATCTCGTCCTCAGGGCAAAGAACTGGAAGAGTTGAAAAAATGGGAAGAGCGCATGTTTGAGGATCAGTCCGTCGATAAATGGCCCGCCCCCTTTCATCAGTTTGTCCACCGCTGCGGCGTTGAACGGCTTAAAGCATTCCTGTCAGAGCGGCTGGGCGAGGAATTCGCAAAAAGGTGAGTAACCCAAATTGTCTTTATGAGTTCGGACACTAATCATTTCCTCGCAGCTTGCCCACCATCAAATCCAAGGTCAAATACCTTCTCGATAAAACGAACCGGCAGCTGGCCAATCTCCCAGAGCTCCCCAGTAACGTGGAACTAGAGATTCAGACTTGCCTCAACAGCTTTGCTGATAGTGCCCGCATCAGGATTGACGACTTTGCTGCACGCATCAATAGCTTGCCCAATAGTTTCCGAGACTGTCTTTTGGAGATTAAGCCTAAATTCACCCTCAAAGACCGCAGCGATATTGATCCAGTAGTACTGTCTGACGATGATGAGCCCGATGCCCCAGCGCCTGGTCCTGCCACGGCAAGTTTCTCCACTCCTTCGAAGCGGCGGCATCCAGCACAACAGGCAACGCCCTCGAAGCGGTCCCGGACTGACCATATGGCCAACGGAGCACCAGATATGGTCAAGCCCGAGGACACAGGCAATGTCAACGTCGGAACTCCCCCGCCTGGATATTACAACATGGGTCTTATATATCCTTTTACGCAATTTAGCGACATTGGCCGGGGGTTCCGCACACTTAGGcaagtcaaagaagaaatacaGGCCAAGATGAAGGCAGGCATGCCGAGCATCATCCCGCCAGATGTATACAATGACCTAGCCATGGAGGCTATCAAGCCATGGAACCAACCTACAAACGTCTACTTACAAGAAGTGATCCGCTTGCTCCACGTTGAGCTCGAAACGGCCTTGAACAAGTCCCTCGAGAATCTCAAGAAGCGCTTCATATACCCAGAGGCCAAGCGACATCTCAAGAGCTGTTTGGATTCACATTGGAAAGAAACACGAAAAGCACTCCAAGAGCTTTATGCTGATGAGACCGAACGGGTCATGACATACAACACGGAAGCATTTAACCAGTGTctgaagagcgagagagctGTGCTAGTTCGGTTCCGACACCATATGAGAATGATAGGAGCAGGTTACGCACAGAAAGATCTCGTTCCGTGGGAAGGGCTTacagaagaaaagcaagtccaagacttgaagaagcgagagCAGGACCAAAACAAGCTGAAGCCGGACGAATTTGAGCGGGAGGTCGAGGTTGTTGCGTACGTTAGAGGGTACTACAAGCTCGCCGCCCTGCGATACTCCGATGCCGTGACGCAGCGCATCGTTTGCCGCATGATCCCCGCCATTCGCCGGCAGCTGCGCAATTACCTGgatgagcagcttggcgTGCGCGGGCCGAATTCTGTGAACGTCTACGCGAAGCTcatggatgaagatgccgcGACGGCGGCCAAGCGCGAGATGCTCAAGATGGAACAAGGCAAGTTTATTCAGGCTCTGCAGAGCATCGAAAGTCTCGAGTCGGAGATGACTTCGGATGTGGCGAGCATTGTTGAGAGTAGTGGTCTGCGGTCGGATCCAGCCGAGCGACGAGATTCGAATGTGACGATGGAGGTTGATATGCGCTATGCGACGGGAGAGACGTAGGGGCATAAAGTGTGCCATCTAGGCCCATGCCTCTTCTCATCCCTTTTCTTtactcttttctcttgtttttgctttgttcttcttctttcgcgaTGTTTACGTATTTCCATCTGATTACAAGCCAGGAAAGGATGATGGATAGAGGTACTGTGGCAGGATCTTTGATGATTCATGTCGAGATAGAGTTGGGACCTTTGATGTATTTGCTTTGCCGTCATTACGGTACGGCACCAGAATAAGCTTGGTTTCCAGTGTTTTCGTATAAACAGAAAGAGGACCGGTTGACAGAAAGCCATGGAAATAGACGCATTGACGCACACGATATaaataggtaggtagttcCGCTACTATTCCCACAATTGCATCAACGTCATACTCAATCCGGAGCATCACTGTGACCCACGAGCAATCACCACGTTCCTCTCCACAAAACTCCATCCTCACAGCTATTCCTCTTACACGACTCGAGGGCCCCCCGCCAATTCTTATACGCCACCCCATTTAGCAGGCACCGTTTCCGCCTCAGATCCACCAGCAAATCCAGATAAATCCCGGAGAGAGGCAACAATTTCCGTGCCCGATTTCGTGATCGGGCCGATGTCTAGCGCAAGCAATTGCTGTCAATcaattaagtttaaaattTAGTGACGACCCCCCCTTGCTCTAATCACTTATATCTTTTGAACTGTATTTCgcctttttactttttattcttcttcatttacACATCAATCAAAGACACAATGGTTCAGAAAGTTTGGCGACGCAACTTTGCGGCTGGATTCGGCCTTGAAAAGGCCCTGGAGGCGGCTCGCAGCTCCAGTGCTCCGGTTGCCATCCAGTCTCCTCCTGGCGGAAGCTCCCCCCGAAGAGGTGAGTTTATCTTTTTAGCAACTCAAAACACTGATCATTCATCTGATCATATAAATAGCTTCAAGCTCTCACCGACGCAGACGTCGGCGGCCAAGGCTTCaccctctcctccttcacCACCTCCGACGCCACTGAGCTCGGCAACCTGCTCTACGCGCGCCTCCTCCCCTACGCCAAAGCAGGCCGCTCAACGCTCATCTCTATCAGCAACGGCGCCGGCACGCAGACGCTGTACCAGGTCGCCACGGGACCCGGCGTCACGCCCGACAACGAGAGTTGGGTGCAGCGCAAGAGGACGGCCGTGCTGCGATTCGGCGTGAGCTCGTGGTTCCTGGGCCAGAAGCACGCGGGCAACGAGGCCGTGTTTGCGGCCAAGTTTGGGCTGGGGCCGAGTGAGGCGGGGCAGTATGCGATTCATGGGGGGGGCGATTCCGATCCGGGTGGATGGCGTGGATGGGGTTGTTGGGGTGGTTGTTGTGAGTGGGTTGAAGCAGCATGAGGATCATGGGGTGATTGCCGAGGTGATTCGGGAGAATTGGGTGTGAGTTGGTATGAGTTGATGTACTTGAAGTCTGTATGAAACAAAATATCCAAGATTGATCCTCATTCATAAGTTGAAACTTATACTCAGTGATCTTATATGACATCTTATTATCAAAGATTGAGCGTACGAGGGACAATAATGCACGGGAGCTTAGATGTCGACATGTCCTCAAGTAAAATTGTAAATTGACATTTGCATAGCTATCTTGCCAAGTAAACAACGCAGTAAAGTAAAGAAGAATGATAATCCAAAGCAAACTAGTCCCTTTAACAACCCAATATACCTCTGATTACATAGACACACACAcattacatgtatataaaaGCATCCCCCTTATTAAACTTACATTTCACTTTTCTCCAACCATTATAGCATCAgcgtctctctcttcgaCTCTTTATAGGCGCTTTCGATGCATTGGCAGTCTACCCCTGCGGATCATAGGGCTGCCAGTTCCCACTGCAGGAACTCCAGTCCCAACAACGGGGCTACCGGTTCCGACCACAGCAACACCAGTTCCTGTTCCAAGCGGTAGAGCAGCTTCAGTTGCAGATGTCCCATTAGTCCAAATGCCTGACTCAACTGTCACAACAACAGTGTTGAAAGCAGTCGCCGTCTCCGTAAAGATGCCAGTCGTCAAGTAGCCAATTTCTCCCGAAGCATGGATCTTCGGTTTCGAATCGCACGGCTTGCCGCTGCCCTTCTTTCTGCAGATTGTCTCCCCGGTAAAGATGTTGATGATTGTGATTTCGATGTTGACAGTGTTTCCGCTAGTGACTGTCTGTGTGAGAGTGGTGAACTGGTTAATGTTCTGGGAGATTGTGCC encodes:
- a CDS encoding uncharacterized protein (EggNog:ENOG41), which translates into the protein MQALDGAEYDGGVLKVSLAKRNDRQSTRTNATPDRNGQGRGWSRPSNPRPEGGLPPSARAMGSNNWRSRDAQ
- a CDS encoding uncharacterized protein (EggNog:ENOG41); this encodes MDGTDGRNDALADGRRIYLGNLHYVLKSEDIEEFLIANGFDDIENIHMSIDAVSSRNPGYCFVDFAQRPTAERALTSLQASLRGREIKVGPCEPRKKRNENGRSGFQQRTNEWRGAQGDDGQQYQSEQRPRGGLNRSEEVVDESQGKRLYVGGLAKMGDQDQNNQEMMGIFTGFNPSYIGKRIAPP
- a CDS encoding uncharacterized protein (EggNog:ENOG41) — protein: MPHSTPRRTRGPGNRQNLVKREPDAASRQDTVTDASTEAGESLDGPEFYRSFIDPRGNRSNAPAPSERTAESDPTDPVFREVRAAAPAASTATAASPRNLEESFFQTSFQDIGKKLKDCNDTLGELQQLGVSHDVQLPELVLVGDQSAGKSSLMSGLANLDLPRSEGTCTRCPLHIRVSRNADWSCRVWLRKEYSYEPPDGAIHETDVTSNDPFFPWRKRPSTQVLEFKTMHDKSEIEDVLRWAQIAILNDDKNHNLFVPGRGATAMNTPIEKAAEETLAKFSPNVVALEIKGPDLPDLSFYDMPGIFQNPADANDEYLVNVVRNLSSAYIQHPSAIIICAMPMNSDAENSATFGLTRKLKAKDRTIGVLTKADLLPDGGNHAQWLEIMKGYAHATGLGYFITSRPQGKELEELKKWEERMFEDQSVDKWPAPFHQFVHRCGVERLKAFLSERLGEEFAKSLPTIKSKVKYLLDKTNRQLANLPELPSNVELEIQTCLNSFADSARIRIDDFAARINSLPNSFRDCLLEIKPKFTLKDRSDIDPVVLSDDDEPDAPAPGPATASFSTPSKRRHPAQQATPSKRSRTDHMANGAPDMVKPEDTGNVNVGTPPPGYYNMGLIYPFTQFSDIGRGFRTLRQVKEEIQAKMKAGMPSIIPPDVYNDLAMEAIKPWNQPTNVYLQEVIRLLHVELETALNKSLENLKKRFIYPEAKRHLKSCLDSHWKETRKALQELYADETERVMTYNTEAFNQCLKSERAVLVRFRHHMRMIGAGYAQKDLVPWEGLTEEKQVQDLKKREQDQNKLKPDEFEREVEVVAYVRGYYKLAALRYSDAVTQRIVCRMIPAIRRQLRNYLDEQLGVRGPNSVNVYAKLMDEDAATAAKREMLKMEQGKFIQALQSIESLESEMTSDVASIVESSGLRSDPAERRDSNVTMEVDMRYATGET
- a CDS encoding uncharacterized protein (EggNog:ENOG41), translating into MVQKVWRRNFAAGFGLEKALEAARSSSAPVAIQSPPGGSSPRRGEFIFLATQNTDHSSDHINSFKLSPTQTSAAKASPSPPSPPPTPLSSATCSTRASSPTPKQAAQRSSLSATAPARRRCTRSPRDPASRPTTRVGCSARGRPCCDSA